A region from the Pseudomonas triticicola genome encodes:
- a CDS encoding UDP-N-acetylmuramoyl-L-alanyl-D-glutamate--2,6-diaminopimelate ligase, whose amino-acid sequence MSLSLNKIFPHAGHDLLIRELALDSRNVRAGDLFLAVPGGRFDGRAHIADALQRGAAAVAYEVEGATVLPITDVPLIPVKGLAAQLSDIAGRFYGEPSHHLNLIGVTGTNGKTSVTQLVAQALDLLGQHCGIVGTLGSGFYGALESGLHTTPNPIAVQATLGDLKKAGAKAVAMEVSSHGLDQGRVTALAFDVAVMTNLSRDHLDYHGTMQAYAEAKAKLFAWNDLKCRVVNLDDDFGRQLAAEKRESRLITYSLLDSNAYLFCREAQFDDHGVRATLVTPQGEHHLRSTLLGRFNLSNVLAAVGALLGLDYALDEILKVLPKLEGPAGRMQRLGGGTQPLVVVDYAHTPDALEKVLTALRPHVKGQLLCLFGCGGDRDRGKRPLMAEVVGRLADQVLVTDDNPRTEDPGVIFDDIRAGFTAVDKVTFVAGRGQAIAQLIAGATADDVIVLAGKGHEDYQEINGVRHAFSDLVEADHALTAWEVAHA is encoded by the coding sequence ATGTCATTAAGTCTGAACAAGATATTTCCCCACGCCGGCCACGATCTGTTGATCCGTGAACTGGCGCTGGACAGCCGCAACGTGCGCGCCGGCGATCTGTTTCTCGCTGTGCCCGGCGGCCGCTTCGATGGCCGTGCGCACATCGCCGATGCCTTGCAGCGCGGCGCCGCTGCCGTGGCTTATGAAGTCGAAGGCGCCACTGTGCTGCCGATCACTGACGTACCGCTGATTCCGGTCAAGGGGCTGGCGGCGCAGCTGTCGGACATCGCCGGGCGTTTTTACGGTGAGCCGAGTCATCACCTGAACCTGATCGGCGTCACCGGCACCAATGGCAAGACCAGCGTGACCCAACTGGTCGCGCAGGCGCTGGATCTGCTCGGCCAGCATTGCGGCATCGTCGGCACCCTCGGTTCCGGTTTCTACGGCGCGCTGGAAAGCGGCCTGCACACCACGCCGAATCCGATTGCGGTGCAAGCGACACTGGGTGACCTGAAAAAGGCCGGTGCCAAAGCCGTGGCCATGGAAGTATCGTCCCACGGTCTGGATCAGGGCCGGGTCACCGCGCTGGCGTTCGACGTGGCGGTGATGACCAATCTGTCACGTGACCATCTGGATTATCACGGCACCATGCAGGCGTACGCCGAGGCCAAGGCCAAGCTGTTCGCCTGGAATGACCTGAAGTGCCGCGTGGTCAACCTCGACGACGATTTCGGCCGGCAACTGGCGGCGGAAAAACGCGAGTCGCGTTTGATCACCTACAGCCTGCTCGACAGCAACGCCTACCTGTTCTGCCGCGAAGCGCAATTCGACGACCACGGCGTGCGCGCCACACTGGTCACGCCGCAGGGCGAACACCATCTGCGCAGTACGCTGCTCGGCCGTTTCAACCTGAGCAACGTTCTGGCGGCAGTCGGTGCCTTGCTCGGTCTGGATTACGCCCTCGACGAAATTCTCAAAGTGCTGCCGAAGCTCGAAGGCCCGGCCGGGCGCATGCAGCGTCTGGGTGGCGGCACGCAACCGCTGGTGGTGGTCGATTACGCCCACACCCCGGATGCGCTGGAAAAAGTTCTCACCGCATTGCGCCCACACGTCAAAGGTCAACTGCTGTGCCTGTTCGGCTGCGGCGGTGATCGTGATCGCGGCAAACGTCCGTTGATGGCCGAAGTGGTCGGGCGTCTCGCCGACCAGGTGCTGGTCACCGACGACAACCCGCGCACCGAAGATCCCGGTGTGATTTTCGACGACATCCGCGCCGGTTTCACCGCTGTGGATAAAGTTACCTTCGTCGCCGGTCGCGGCCAGGCCATCGCGCAATTGATCGCCGGCGCAACCGCTGACGACGTGATTGTGCTCGCCGGCAAGGGTCACGAGGACTATCAGGAAATCAACGGCGTGCGCCATGCGTTTTCCGATCTGGTCGAGGCTGATCATGCCCTGACCGCGTGGGAGGTGGCCCATGCTTAA